A section of the Candidatus Latescibacterota bacterium genome encodes:
- a CDS encoding glycosyltransferase family 4 protein encodes MLRVAMVAYTYYASDPRVRREAEALAARGDHVDFFCLRSRGEPAEERLHGVRVLHLPLRRYRGGNPLLYVGSYCLFLVMAGWALAWRHLRGAYALVHANNMPDFMAFAGLLPRLAGRPLVLDIHDTMPEIYRGKFGVGPDHPLIRLLRLQERLSARLASRVLTSEHTKRDALVEHGLPAEKIEVLLNLPDPRIFPPAPPREPRPADAGFRLVFHGTLAERLGVDLALEAVARIGERIPGLRLDVIGDGDQRPALLALRDRLGLQDRVRFSDGMVPVEDLPRLLADADLAVIPTREGIATRYMLPTKLVEYATLGIPAIVAPTHTIRYYFDETQVAFFTPGDPESLAETIVALHEDPVRRRALALGAARFSERYSWNRHKQVYLDLVDALCAPARSS; translated from the coding sequence ATGCTCCGCGTGGCGATGGTCGCCTACACCTACTACGCCTCGGACCCGCGCGTGCGGCGCGAAGCCGAGGCCCTCGCCGCCAGAGGAGACCACGTGGACTTCTTCTGTCTGCGGTCGCGAGGCGAGCCCGCCGAGGAGCGCCTGCATGGCGTCCGCGTGCTCCATCTGCCGCTGCGGCGCTATCGCGGCGGGAATCCGTTGCTCTACGTCGGCAGCTATTGCCTCTTCCTCGTCATGGCCGGCTGGGCGCTGGCGTGGCGCCATCTGCGCGGCGCCTACGCGCTCGTGCACGCCAACAACATGCCGGACTTCATGGCCTTCGCCGGCCTGCTGCCGCGTCTCGCCGGGCGGCCGCTCGTGCTGGACATCCACGACACCATGCCCGAGATCTACCGCGGCAAGTTCGGGGTCGGCCCGGACCACCCCCTGATCCGTCTCCTGCGCCTGCAAGAGCGCCTGAGCGCGCGCCTGGCCAGCCGGGTCCTGACCTCGGAGCACACCAAGCGCGACGCCCTCGTGGAGCACGGCCTGCCCGCGGAGAAGATCGAGGTCCTCCTGAACCTGCCCGACCCGCGGATCTTTCCCCCGGCGCCGCCGCGGGAGCCCCGTCCGGCGGACGCGGGCTTCCGCCTCGTCTTCCACGGCACGCTGGCGGAGCGGCTGGGCGTGGATCTGGCCCTGGAGGCCGTGGCGCGGATCGGCGAGCGCATCCCCGGTCTCCGCCTCGACGTGATCGGGGACGGCGACCAGCGTCCGGCCCTGCTCGCGCTCCGGGACCGCCTCGGCCTGCAGGACCGGGTGCGCTTCAGCGACGGCATGGTGCCGGTGGAGGATCTCCCCCGGCTACTGGCCGACGCCGACCTGGCGGTCATCCCCACGCGGGAGGGAATCGCCACGCGTTACATGCTGCCGACGAAGCTCGTCGAGTACGCCACCCTCGGAATTCCGGCAATAGTGGCGCCGACGCACACGATACGCTATTACTTCGACGAGACCCAGGTGGCCTTCTTCACTCCGGGGGACCCGGAGTCGCTGGCCGAAACGATCGTGGCGCTCCACGAGGATCCCGTCCGCCGGCGCGCGCTTGCCCTGGGCGCGGCGCGCTTCAGCGAGCGGTATTCCTGGAACCGGCACAAGCAGGTCTACCTAGACCTGGTCGATGCCCTCTGCGCCCCCGCAAGGAGTAGCTGA